One window of Actinomycetota bacterium genomic DNA carries:
- a CDS encoding SDR family oxidoreductase — protein sequence MRIAVIGATGRTGRHIVSQALGQGDDVVALVRDPSALGVTHPRLEAFAADVRDFESLRGPLAGCDAVVSAVGERASANTDLYSVGIGNIMHAMAANDVMRLSAISAVGTFARGHRNLSLPYRLLLRTTYRTIYDDLERMETLIMASGMSWTIVRAPRLVDGPRTGEYRIGLTGQPLAAGSKISREDLAGFVLKSLKVDTWLHRAVVVSY from the coding sequence ATGCGGATTGCTGTCATAGGCGCGACCGGCAGGACCGGGCGCCACATCGTGAGTCAGGCTCTAGGGCAGGGCGATGACGTCGTCGCGCTGGTGCGGGACCCCTCGGCGTTGGGCGTCACCCATCCCCGGCTGGAGGCGTTCGCTGCCGACGTGCGTGACTTCGAGTCGCTTCGCGGTCCGCTTGCCGGTTGTGATGCGGTCGTCTCGGCGGTTGGGGAGAGGGCTTCGGCGAACACGGACCTGTATTCAGTGGGAATCGGCAACATCATGCATGCGATGGCCGCCAACGACGTCATGCGGCTTTCGGCGATCAGCGCCGTGGGGACGTTCGCCCGCGGGCACCGGAACCTATCGCTGCCCTACAGGTTGCTGCTGCGCACGACCTACCGCACCATCTACGACGACCTGGAGCGGATGGAGACGCTCATCATGGCGAGCGGCATGAGCTGGACGATAGTCCGGGCGCCTCGGCTGGTGGACGGACCACGCACGGGAGAGTACCGAATCGGTCTGACGGGCCAACCGCTTGCTGCCGGCTCGAAGATCTCACGAGAGGACCTGGCCGGTTTCGTGCTAAAGTCCCTCAAAGTCGACACTTGGCTGCACAGAGCGGTCGTCGTCTCGTACTGA
- a CDS encoding aldo/keto reductase, with the protein MSLTITSTVELSNGVKMPLLGFGTFKITDERQVVESVLTALEVGYRLIDTASFYDNEAAVGRAIRESGIPRDQLFVTTKCWNDEQGYPDARDAFERSCERLDIGVIDLYLIHWPLASKHAGTWRAFQELYAEGRMRAIGVSNFMPEHLEQLAEVAEIPPTVDQVEFHPRMQVPELVEHCQRHGIALQAWAPLMRGAIGGEAEIARIAAAHDRTPAQVTLRWLLQRGIATIPKSVHRERIIENAAIFDFELTAEGCARIDGLDTGVRTGRHPDSWGS; encoded by the coding sequence ATGTCACTCACTATCACGAGCACGGTGGAGCTATCCAATGGCGTGAAGATGCCGCTGCTGGGGTTCGGCACATTCAAAATCACAGATGAGCGCCAGGTGGTCGAGTCGGTCCTGACAGCGCTGGAGGTCGGATATCGCCTCATCGACACGGCGTCGTTCTACGACAACGAGGCCGCGGTCGGGCGCGCGATCCGCGAGAGCGGGATTCCGCGCGACCAGCTCTTCGTCACCACAAAGTGCTGGAACGACGAACAGGGATACCCCGATGCCCGCGATGCCTTCGAGCGCAGTTGCGAGCGGCTGGACATCGGCGTCATCGACCTCTACCTTATCCACTGGCCGCTGGCCAGCAAGCACGCTGGAACCTGGCGGGCGTTCCAAGAGCTCTACGCCGAGGGGCGCATGCGGGCGATCGGCGTGAGCAACTTCATGCCTGAGCATCTCGAGCAGCTCGCCGAAGTGGCCGAGATCCCGCCGACCGTCGACCAGGTGGAGTTCCACCCCAGGATGCAAGTCCCCGAGCTGGTCGAGCATTGCCAGCGACACGGGATCGCACTGCAGGCGTGGGCGCCGCTCATGCGCGGAGCGATCGGCGGCGAAGCCGAAATCGCACGGATCGCGGCAGCGCACGACCGGACTCCGGCGCAGGTGACGTTGCGCTGGCTTTTGCAGCGCGGAATCGCCACGATCCCCAAGTCCGTCCACAGAGAGCGGATCATCGAGAACGCCGCCATCTTCGATTTCGAACTGACTGCCGAGGGGTGCGCCCGAATAGATGGGCTCGATACCGGCGTAAGAACGGGCAGGCATCCGGATAGCTGGGGAAGCTAG